Proteins found in one Fibrobacter sp. UWEL genomic segment:
- a CDS encoding DUF3536 domain-containing protein, translating to MTKKHPLYFTIHGHFYQPPRENPWTGVIENQPSARPFHDWNDRIASQCYSPNSASRILSPNGRIVDIVNNYDFMSFNMGPTLMGWIRTNTPDTYKRIQEADKRSIERLGHGNAIAQVYNHIIMPLASEQDKKTQIEWGIQDFKFHFGRMPEAMWLAETAINFETVVALIKAGIKFTILSPTQADSFRALAADGTPKEGEWTGCSNTDIDTTRPYRIYPRDKEGNLVCDGYLDVFFYNPWLSSAVGFEHLLRDAGTFGNKIKSAWDENREEPQLVSIGTDGESYGHHEPFGDMCAAWLYNHYAPENNMEPVNYGWFLEKFPPENEVLLKNFYGEGCAWSCAHGVGRWYRDCGCCTGGGPDWNQKWRGPLRDAFNHLKELADDVFVREFEKISDVNPWDARNNYVQTLVAPEDKSRVDAFLKATIKNPSDEAQRARAIRLLEIQKFCLFSFTSCGWFFNDIEGLEPVQNMRYALRAMELLERFLPYGHHIRNEFISILARATSNEHKWNGAEVFTRYAEEQVPVVVKEMAERAAIFHLGLEDGYDNKDARITATKIASRRRQTLVRAEFNDKLVGDSRVSTVLAITDQLGRINLVVADGENEQNGLKFADDPNMSTNELQELYPTSYVVRMRNLMSDSLKRINQISTRKYLTGLTESYSSFALSHGLSIDSLADPDHTLPDTMRKILSLEINSKIHHLALSYMEEDNKKVFDEIKDLVDEASALNTHFSFGGTGRMFYAKLVELIDSVSNKLDKKSVNHITGLITVADWLHLGIDKTSLENKVFPFFKEYKKNPDGKLAALKPMFSWLNYEV from the coding sequence ATGACTAAAAAACATCCTCTGTATTTTACAATTCACGGCCACTTCTATCAGCCGCCTCGTGAAAACCCCTGGACCGGTGTCATTGAAAACCAGCCCAGCGCCCGTCCGTTCCACGACTGGAACGACCGCATTGCAAGCCAGTGCTATAGCCCTAACTCCGCAAGCCGTATTCTTTCCCCCAACGGCCGCATCGTAGATATCGTCAACAACTACGATTTCATGAGTTTCAACATGGGTCCCACTCTCATGGGCTGGATCCGTACCAACACTCCCGATACCTACAAGCGTATTCAGGAAGCCGACAAGCGTAGCATTGAACGCCTCGGCCACGGCAACGCCATCGCCCAGGTGTACAACCACATCATTATGCCTCTTGCTTCCGAACAGGACAAGAAGACTCAGATTGAATGGGGCATTCAGGACTTTAAATTCCATTTCGGTCGTATGCCCGAAGCCATGTGGCTTGCCGAAACTGCCATCAATTTCGAAACGGTAGTTGCCCTCATTAAGGCAGGCATCAAGTTCACCATTCTCTCCCCCACTCAGGCAGATTCCTTCCGCGCTTTGGCAGCAGATGGAACCCCCAAGGAAGGCGAATGGACCGGTTGCAGCAATACCGATATTGACACCACTCGTCCCTACCGCATCTACCCCCGCGATAAGGAAGGCAACCTGGTATGCGATGGCTATCTGGACGTATTCTTCTACAACCCCTGGCTTTCTTCTGCCGTTGGCTTTGAACACCTGCTCCGTGACGCAGGCACCTTCGGCAACAAGATCAAGAGCGCCTGGGACGAAAACCGTGAAGAACCCCAGCTGGTAAGCATTGGTACCGACGGTGAATCCTACGGTCACCATGAGCCCTTTGGCGACATGTGCGCCGCCTGGCTGTACAACCACTACGCACCGGAAAACAACATGGAACCGGTGAACTACGGTTGGTTCCTGGAAAAGTTCCCGCCCGAAAATGAAGTTCTCCTGAAGAACTTCTACGGCGAAGGTTGCGCCTGGAGCTGTGCTCATGGCGTTGGCCGCTGGTATCGCGATTGCGGTTGCTGCACTGGCGGCGGCCCCGATTGGAACCAGAAGTGGCGTGGACCTCTCCGCGATGCCTTTAACCACCTGAAGGAACTTGCTGATGACGTATTCGTCCGTGAGTTCGAAAAGATTTCCGATGTGAACCCCTGGGATGCACGTAACAACTATGTTCAGACCCTGGTAGCTCCCGAAGACAAGTCCCGCGTGGACGCCTTCCTGAAGGCCACCATCAAGAATCCTTCTGACGAAGCTCAGCGCGCCCGCGCGATCCGTCTGTTGGAAATCCAGAAGTTCTGCCTGTTTAGTTTCACTAGCTGCGGCTGGTTCTTCAACGATATTGAAGGTCTGGAACCGGTGCAGAACATGCGTTATGCCCTGCGTGCCATGGAACTGCTGGAACGCTTCCTGCCCTACGGTCACCACATCCGTAACGAATTCATCAGCATTCTTGCTCGTGCTACCAGTAACGAACACAAGTGGAACGGCGCCGAAGTCTTTACCCGCTACGCCGAGGAACAGGTTCCTGTGGTCGTAAAGGAAATGGCAGAACGTGCAGCCATCTTCCACCTGGGTCTGGAAGACGGTTACGACAACAAGGACGCTCGCATTACCGCAACCAAGATCGCTTCCCGCCGCCGCCAGACTCTGGTCCGCGCCGAGTTCAACGACAAGCTGGTGGGCGACTCCCGTGTTTCTACCGTACTTGCTATTACCGACCAGCTGGGTCGTATCAATCTAGTCGTCGCCGATGGCGAAAACGAACAGAACGGTCTGAAGTTCGCCGACGATCCCAACATGAGCACCAACGAGCTGCAGGAACTGTACCCCACTTCCTACGTGGTTCGTATGCGTAACCTCATGAGCGATTCCCTGAAGCGTATCAACCAGATTTCCACCCGCAAGTATCTCACTGGTCTGACCGAATCCTACAGTAGTTTCGCTCTGTCCCATGGTCTGTCCATCGACAGTCTGGCCGACCCCGACCATACCCTGCCGGATACCATGCGTAAGATTTTGTCTCTGGAAATCAACTCCAAGATACACCATCTGGCCCTGTCCTATATGGAAGAAGACAACAAGAAGGTCTTCGACGAAATCAAGGACCTGGTGGACGAAGCAAGCGCACTGAACACTCACTTCTCCTTCGGCGGCACGGGCCGTATGTTCTACGCAAAGCTTGTAGAACTGATTGACTCCGTTTCCAACAAGCTGGACAAGAAGTCCGTG